Proteins encoded within one genomic window of Pararhizobium capsulatum DSM 1112:
- a CDS encoding DUF1499 domain-containing protein, producing the protein MMIKYERPISYAALWARRIARFSCGLFLVAALAHRFGPLTTPHLIAIVVLIAALALVSVLLAVVGFVRLWQMAAVGGVASFAALVYAALPLTVVGFGTYVYFSKPAIYDISTDTVTPPEWIEKPRADQGWLRRPATVTPQDREAQIEAYPGLTGRRYDGALDRVFRGVKTVAANTGIRVVATEGEENAEADLEDLVVKPEANAPSDSEPDNVPIPLSRPSLIIGDRPAGFRASDILLQGEWRTPIAGFRFDVLIRLREEAETTFVDVRVASRYGPHELGLAAGFADQFLHALDAELLGIAGD; encoded by the coding sequence ATGATGATCAAGTATGAACGCCCGATATCCTACGCCGCCCTGTGGGCGCGCCGGATTGCGCGGTTTTCCTGCGGCCTGTTTCTCGTGGCAGCCCTTGCCCATCGTTTCGGCCCGCTGACGACCCCGCATCTGATCGCGATCGTGGTTTTGATAGCGGCGCTCGCGCTGGTCTCGGTGTTGCTTGCTGTCGTGGGTTTCGTGCGACTGTGGCAGATGGCGGCCGTCGGCGGCGTCGCGTCTTTCGCCGCCCTCGTCTATGCCGCGCTTCCCCTGACGGTCGTCGGCTTCGGGACTTATGTCTATTTTTCAAAACCCGCGATCTACGACATCAGCACCGATACGGTGACGCCGCCGGAATGGATCGAGAAGCCGAGAGCCGATCAGGGCTGGTTGCGCCGGCCGGCAACTGTTACTCCCCAGGACCGCGAAGCGCAGATCGAGGCCTATCCGGGCCTCACGGGCCGGCGTTACGACGGCGCACTCGACCGTGTTTTCCGTGGAGTGAAAACCGTGGCCGCCAACACCGGCATCCGGGTGGTTGCGACCGAAGGCGAGGAGAATGCGGAGGCCGATCTCGAAGATCTCGTGGTCAAGCCGGAGGCCAATGCCCCGTCCGACAGCGAGCCCGACAACGTGCCGATCCCGCTCTCACGCCCGAGCCTGATCATCGGGGATCGGCCCGCGGGCTTCAGGGCGTCCGATATCCTGCTGCAGGGCGAGTGGCGCACCCCGATCGCCGGCTTCCGTTTCGATGTTCTGATCCGACTCCGCGAAGAGGCAGAAACCACCTTCGTCGATGTGCGCGTCGCCTCCCGCTACGGCCCGCATGAACTCGGTCTTGCCGCAGGTTTCGCCGATCAATTCCTGCATGCGCTCGACGCCGAACTTCTGGGAATCGCGGGGGATTGA
- a CDS encoding thiol-disulfide oxidoreductase DCC family protein: MSKTGLAHGRMAYSYRDDSSVPAFDDTAPIIVFDGTCVFCSAWARFVLHHDRECRFRMLTAQSLLGTALYRHYGLDERDYETNLVITDGQIAMKSEAALAVLEKLGMPWALAGVLRIIPKRMRDWVYGHVARNRYRIAGRKAECMVPTAEQRSRFIG; this comes from the coding sequence ATGAGCAAAACCGGTTTGGCGCACGGTCGCATGGCTTACAGCTACCGCGACGATTCATCCGTCCCCGCTTTCGACGACACGGCGCCGATCATCGTTTTCGACGGAACATGCGTGTTCTGCTCGGCCTGGGCGCGCTTTGTGCTGCACCATGATCGCGAATGCCGGTTCAGGATGCTGACCGCGCAGTCGCTGCTCGGGACGGCGCTCTATCGCCACTACGGTCTGGATGAGCGTGACTACGAGACAAATCTGGTGATTACCGACGGCCAGATTGCCATGAAATCCGAGGCGGCACTGGCGGTTCTGGAGAAGCTCGGCATGCCTTGGGCGCTCGCCGGCGTCTTGCGGATCATCCCGAAACGCATGCGCGATTGGGTCTATGGGCATGTTGCTCGCAACCGCTACCGCATCGCCGGGCGGAAGGCGGAGTGTATGGTGCCGACGGCGGAGCAGAGAAGCCGGTTTATCGGCTAG